A region from the Phycisphaerales bacterium genome encodes:
- the asnS gene encoding asparagine--tRNA ligase: MSWLRVSEAFKAPVGTTVTVKGWVRTNRESKADGGLCFLGVSDGSAFDPIQCVVRGSIANFGEVQKLTTGCSVEVDGVLVASQGKGQAVEIAVDAGQGGAVRVIGLVENPDTYPVSNKRHTFEYLREVAHLRVRTNTFGAIARVRHTLAMAIHRFFHEQGFQWVHTPIITASDCEGAGQMFRVSTLDALNPMKTPEGGIDYAEDFFGKESHLTVSGQLNVETYCMALSKVYTFGPTFRAENSNTSRHLAEFWMIEPEIAFADLAADAALAEAMLKSIFKTVLSERADDMAFFAERIDKEAVSRLQHIIEKPFLRVTYTEGIRILEEAVKKGTKFEFPISWGKDLQSEHERFLTEQHFKQPVILTNYPKGIKAFYMRMDDGCDKGRETVSAMDVLVPGIGEIIGGSQREERLDVLDRRIDEMGLPKAEYWWYRDLRRYGTVPHAGFGLGFERLIQFVTGMQNIRDVIPFPRAPKQAEF, translated from the coding sequence ATGTCGTGGCTCCGCGTTTCTGAGGCGTTCAAGGCTCCGGTCGGCACCACGGTCACGGTGAAGGGGTGGGTGCGGACGAATCGGGAGTCGAAGGCCGACGGCGGGCTGTGCTTCCTGGGCGTCAGCGACGGGAGCGCGTTCGACCCGATCCAGTGCGTGGTTCGCGGCTCGATCGCGAACTTCGGCGAGGTCCAGAAACTCACGACGGGCTGCTCGGTCGAGGTCGATGGCGTGCTCGTCGCCAGCCAGGGAAAGGGGCAGGCCGTCGAGATCGCCGTGGATGCGGGGCAGGGCGGCGCGGTGCGGGTGATCGGGCTGGTGGAGAACCCCGACACGTATCCGGTCTCGAACAAGCGGCACACGTTCGAGTATCTGCGCGAGGTGGCGCACCTTCGCGTGCGGACGAACACCTTCGGCGCGATCGCGCGCGTGCGGCACACGCTGGCGATGGCGATCCACCGTTTCTTCCACGAGCAGGGGTTCCAGTGGGTGCACACGCCGATCATCACGGCGAGCGACTGCGAGGGCGCGGGGCAGATGTTCCGCGTGAGCACGCTAGACGCGTTGAATCCCATGAAGACCCCCGAGGGCGGGATCGATTACGCCGAGGACTTCTTCGGGAAGGAGTCGCACCTCACGGTGTCGGGGCAGTTGAACGTCGAGACATACTGCATGGCGTTGTCGAAGGTGTACACGTTCGGGCCGACGTTCCGGGCGGAGAACAGCAACACGAGCCGGCACCTCGCGGAGTTCTGGATGATCGAGCCGGAGATCGCCTTCGCGGATCTGGCGGCGGACGCGGCGCTCGCCGAGGCGATGCTGAAGTCGATCTTCAAGACCGTGCTGAGCGAGCGTGCGGACGACATGGCGTTCTTTGCTGAGCGCATCGACAAGGAGGCGGTGTCGCGGCTCCAGCACATCATCGAGAAGCCGTTCCTGCGAGTGACGTACACCGAGGGGATCCGGATTCTCGAGGAGGCCGTGAAGAAGGGAACGAAGTTCGAGTTCCCGATCTCGTGGGGGAAGGACCTGCAGTCGGAGCACGAGCGGTTTTTGACCGAGCAGCACTTCAAGCAGCCGGTGATCCTGACGAACTATCCGAAGGGGATCAAGGCGTTCTACATGCGGATGGACGACGGGTGCGACAAGGGTCGCGAGACGGTGAGCGCGATGGACGTGCTCGTGCCGGGGATCGGCGAGATCATCGGCGGGAGCCAGCGCGAGGAGCGGCTGGACGTGCTCGATCGTCGTATTGATGAGATGGGCTTGCCCAAGGCCGAGTACTGGTGGTATCGGGATCTTCGGCGATATGGGACGGTGCCCCACGCCGGGTTCGGGCTGGGGTTTGAGCGCCTGATCCAGTTCGTGACGGGGATGCAGAACATCCGCGACGTGATCCCATTCCCGCGGGCGCCGAAGCAGGCGGAGTTCTGA
- a CDS encoding DUF1559 domain-containing protein — protein sequence MIRKAFTLIELLVVIAIIALLISLLLPALSKAREAGRTVACMSNNKQIGVGLQAYANDFKGRVWETGVNNPYRFWYAQPRNPLQALSAANPAVVGPGFIYLTNVDNIFACPTNKRRTPTQFVANPSAPEWQDPARRLQLVLFNEFLTPRAINFDYTMITGASGARVDGFYETAWDNRCRTRTAQATRAGQPPAINLEKLAGLPAYLEEDIEWWNSRSPDGMFSNWDQLTNRHGGKGHILYINGDVQLVGLPRGPRGDSQADLGDCVANDIYVRGKTGWFTIGPSWPATVRPFGWADNPRP from the coding sequence ATGATTCGGAAGGCGTTCACCCTCATCGAGTTGCTGGTCGTCATCGCCATCATCGCGCTGCTGATCTCGCTCCTGCTCCCCGCGCTCAGTAAAGCGCGCGAAGCCGGGCGGACCGTCGCGTGCATGTCGAACAACAAACAGATCGGCGTCGGGCTTCAGGCCTACGCCAACGACTTCAAGGGGCGCGTCTGGGAGACCGGAGTCAACAACCCATACCGCTTCTGGTACGCCCAGCCGCGCAATCCGCTGCAGGCGCTCTCGGCGGCCAACCCGGCGGTCGTCGGTCCAGGGTTCATCTATCTCACCAACGTGGACAACATCTTCGCCTGCCCCACCAACAAGCGCCGCACGCCGACGCAGTTTGTCGCGAATCCATCGGCGCCGGAATGGCAGGACCCGGCGCGGCGATTGCAATTGGTGCTCTTCAACGAGTTCCTCACGCCGCGCGCCATTAACTTTGATTACACCATGATCACCGGCGCCTCGGGCGCGCGCGTGGATGGTTTCTATGAGACGGCGTGGGACAACCGATGCCGCACGCGCACGGCCCAGGCGACGCGCGCCGGTCAGCCGCCGGCGATCAATCTCGAGAAACTCGCCGGTTTGCCGGCGTATCTCGAGGAGGACATCGAGTGGTGGAACAGCCGCAGTCCTGACGGCATGTTCAGCAACTGGGATCAGTTGACGAATCGCCACGGCGGGAAGGGGCACATCCTGTACATCAATGGCGACGTGCAACTCGTTGGTTTGCCGCGCGGGCCGCGCGGCGATTCGCAGGCGGACTTGGGCGACTGCGTGGCGAACGACATCTATGTTCGCGGGAAGACGGGTTGGTTCACGATCGGTCCGAGTTGGCCGGCGACGGTGAGGCCGTTCGGCTGGGCGGACAATCCCAGGCCCTGA